Proteins co-encoded in one Brassica oleracea var. oleracea cultivar TO1000 chromosome C4, BOL, whole genome shotgun sequence genomic window:
- the LOC106338839 gene encoding uncharacterized protein LOC106338839 — MDVAEIKSRDFPPRLYPEGETIGLDVWEELVNSPIGVVARLAGRESIWSGRIVHYLLCRQLRVHKKEIWCLVVDEAIRFSLLEFGEITGLNTCPLPTESFEPDQYKEFWEELKVPLGMGPKLDELREALAFCPLWSFEKRKWLGLLLLQAMGVYCLHHNSRIPFESAIRVFDDEAMGSYPWGRTAYEVLIDSIKTLAPEGGSYTISGMTVALLIWAYESVACVGESFGRVVNNEDVPLLRWGGKRTRASFDNLLAAEIKEHGEVRVRRMVLKDSIEEMFPKWPGEPDDPQLVSLITNIHAGRFVKGFWKVQGNAQGKGNEKKKKMKGGVSSEAEPPTKKQKKVKTKNEVNNIEG, encoded by the exons ATGGATGTTGCTGAAATTAAATCACGGGATTTCCCTCCAAGACTTTACCCTGAAGG AGAAACAATAGGACTTGATGTGTGGGAAGAACTGGTGAACTCTCCCATTGGAGTAGTTGCTAGGCTAGCTGGACGCGAAAGCATATGGTCTGGTAGGATCGTACACTATTTACTATGTAGACAGCTGCGAGTACATAAGAAGGAGATATGGTGTCTCGTGGTTGATGAGGCTATAAGGTTTAGCTTGCTCGAGTTTGGTGAGATCACTGGGTTAAACACATGCCCATTGCCAACAGAAAGTTTTGAACCTGATCAATACAAAGAATTTTGGGAGGAGTTGAAGGTGCCGCTTGGGATGGGACCCAAGTTAGATGAACTGAGGGAAGCATTAGCGTTCTGTCCGCTTTGGAGTTTTGAAAAGCGTAAGTGGTTGGGGCTGCTACTTCTTCAAGCCATGGGAGTCTATTGTTTGCATCACAATTCAAGGATACCTTTTGAAAGTGCAATAAGGGTATTCGACGATGAAGCCATGGGGTCGTATCCATGGGGTCGGACTGCATACGAAGTTCTCATTGACTCTATTAAAACGTTGGCACCAGAAGGAGGGTCATACACAATAAGCGGCATGACCGTCGCGTTATTGATTTGGGCGTATGAATCCGTCGCCTGCGTCGGTGAGAGTTTTGGGAGAGTGGTGAATAATGAAGATGTTCCGCTTTTGCGATGGGGTGGAAAGCGTACACGTGCAAGTTTTGATAACTTGTTGGCTGCCGAAATCAAAGAACATGGCGAG GTGCGTGTGAGGAGAATGGTTTTGAAGGACTCAATTGAAGAGATGTTTCCTAAATGGCCGGGTGAACCTGACGACCCACAACTCGTTAGCTTGATAACAAACATACATGCAGGTAGATTTGTGAAAGGTTTTTGGAAAGTCCAGGGGAATGCGCAGGGGAAGGGGAATGAGAAGAAGAAGAAAATGAAGGGTGGAGTTTCGTCAGAAGCTGAGCCACCCACTAAGAAGCAGAAGAAAGTTAAGACAAAGAATGAAGTGAACAACATTGAGGGTTAA
- the LOC106342558 gene encoding 6-phosphogluconate dehydrogenase, decarboxylating 2, chloroplastic, translated as MESASLSRIGLAGLAVMGQNLALNIADKGFPISVYNRTTSKVDETLDRASEEGKLPVSGQYSPRDFVLSIQRPRSVIILVKAGAPVDQTISALSEYMEPGDCIIDGGNEWYQNTERRIVEAEKKGLLYLGMGVSGGEEGARNGPSLMPGGSFQAYNNVKDILEKVAAQVEDGPCVTYIGEGGSGNFVKMVHNGIEYGDMQLISEAYDVLKNVGGLSNDELAEIFTEWNRGELESFLVEITSDIFRVKDEFGDGELVDKILDKTGMKGTGKWTVQQAAELSVAAPTIAASLDCRYLSGLKDERENAAKVLKEAGLKEDIGSASHGIDKKRLIDDVRQALYASKICSYAQGMNLLRAKSVEKEWNLNLGEMARIWKGGCIIRAVFLDRIKKAYQRNPNLASLVVDPDFAKEMVQRQAAWRRVVGLAISAGISTPGMCASLAYFDTYRRARLPANLVQAQRDLFGAHTYERTDRPGAYHTEWTKLARKGN; from the coding sequence ATGGAGTCCGCCTCTCTCTCCCGCATTGGTCTCGCCGGCCTCGCCGTCATGGGCCAAAACCTCGCCCTGAACATCGCCGACAAAGGCTTCCCCATCTCGGTCTACAACCGAACCACCTCCAAAGTCGACGAAACCCTAGATCGCGCCTCCGAAGAAGGCAAGCTCCCAGTCTCCGGCCAATACTCCCCTCGCGACTTCGTCCTCTCCATCCAGCGCCCCAGATCCGTCATCATCCTCGTCAAAGCCGGCGCCCCCGTTGACCAGACCATCTCCGCCCTCTCCGAGTACATGGAGCCCGGTGACTGCATCATCGACGGCGGTAACGAGTGGTACCAGAACACAGAGCGACGAATCGTTGAAGCTGAGAAGAAAGGATTGCTCTACTTGGGGATGGGAGTCTCCGGAGGCGAGGAAGGGGCTCGTAACGGCCCCTCCCTCATGCCTGGAGGTTCTTTCCAGGCCTATAACAACGTTAAAGACATTCTCGAGAAAGTCGCCGCTCAGGTGGAGGACGGTCCCTGCGTGACTTATATAGGAGAAGGCGGATCTGGGAACTTCGTGAAAATGGTTCATAATGGGATCGAGTACGGTGACATGCAGCTCATTTCCGAGGCGTACGATGTTTTGAAGAACGTTGGGGGGTTAAGCAATGACGAGCTTGCGGAGATTTTTACAGAGTGGAACCGAGGTGAGCTGGAGAGTTTCTTGGTTGAGATTACTTCGGATATTTTTAGGGTTAAGGATGAGTTTGGGGATGGAGAGTTAGTTGATAAGATTTTGGATAAGACGGGAATGAAAGGAACCGGGAAATGGACTGTTCAGCAGGCGGCTGAGCTCTCAGTGGCGGCGCCGACTATCGCTGCCTCGTTGGATTGTAGGTACTTGAGTGGACTCAAGGACGAGAGGGAGAATGCTGCCAAAGTGTTGAAGGAAGCTGGGTTGAAGGAGGATATTGGTTCTGCATCTCATGGGATTGATAAAAAGAGGTTGATTGATGATGTGAGGCAAGCTTTGTACGCTTCTAAGATCTGTAGTTATGCTCAAGGGATGAATTTGCTTAGAGCTAAGAGTGTGGAGAAGGAGTGGAACTTGAATCTCGGCGAGATGGCTCGGATTTGGAAAGGAGGGTGTATTATCAGGGCGGTGTTCTTGGACAGGATCAAGAAAGCTTACCAGAGGAACCCGAACCTGGCGAGTTTGGTGGTTGATCCTGATTTCGCTAAAGAGATGGTTCAGAGGCAAGCTGCGTGGAGGAGAGTCGTGGGTTTGGCCATCTCTGCGGGAATAAGCACGCCGGGAATGTGCGCGAGTCTTGCCTACTTCGACACTTACAGGCGTGCGAGATTGCCTGCGAATCTGGTTCAGGCGCAGAGAGATCTCTTTGGAGCTCATACGTATGAGAGGACCGATCGTCCTGGTGCGTACCACACGGAATGGACTAAGCTTGCTAGGAAGGGGAATTAG
- the LOC106338838 gene encoding uncharacterized protein LOC106338838 → MATIVSTLENISRKFDQIDSRFDAYELERNRPLMDQKTIDDMVKALVEERLKIVGKIPENYDNLSNGGEEESLPSPQQNTQQKYVNSPSLVGETPDKAHQWEKTLPSDTVTTWEECKRAFLDKFFSTSRTTKIKNEISGKESLLSIFYRGALPQCRNMLDTASNGFFLGRTEEEAEELVENMAKSDSVYSEEHDRVNRSDDQQTKKEINQEVPPKVNEVDGFEGQEELCFINNNGTWYRKKPNFQYNNYQQRSYSNNQQGGYQPKQNIQQGAISLAKSPTRVITWKARANPMETMKAITLQSGRELPPRVLTKDGEKQGGEVAINIDDEVVIVDEKVDEEILEKIVEAKGKGKVGQEKRTVKHGETATPTKESSFVTMPIIDAFMFVPQYGKFLKDVVAAKKKEIEGMMILTHECSAIIQRLDVPRKLEDPGCFTLPCALGPMVFERCLCDLGASVSLMPLFIAKKLGFTQYKKCRLSLVLADRSVKIPVGILEDLPLMVGNFEIPTNFVVLEMGEEARDPLILGRPFLTTAGAFVNVREGKIDLHL, encoded by the exons ATGGCGACCATTGTGAGTACTCTGGAGAATATTTCCAGAAAATTTGATCAGATTGACTCACGGTTTGACGCTTACGAGTTAGAACGGAACAGACCATTGATGGACCAGAAGACCATTGATGACATGGTGAAAGCTTTAGTGGAGGAGCGTCTGAAAATTGTAGGGAAAATTCCCGAAAACTATGATAACCTCTCAAACGGCGGCGAAGAAGAATCTTTGCCATCACCGCAGCAGAATACGCAGCAGAAGTATGTCAATAGTCCATCGTTAGTCGGCGAGACTCCTG ACAAGGCACACCAGTGGGAGAAGACTCTCCCAAGTGACACTGTCACTACTTGGGAAGAGTGTAAGAGAGCTTTCCTGGACAAGTTCTTCTCTACTTCAAGAACAACTAAGATCAAGAATGAAATATCTGG CAAGGAGAGTTTGCTTAGCATTTTCTATAGAGGAGCTCTACCACAGTGCAGAAACATGCTTGATACTGCCAGCAATGGTTTCTTCTTGGGAAGAACTGAGGAAGAGGCAGAGGAACTAGTAGAGAACATGGCCAAGAGTGACTCGGTGTACAGTGAGGAGCATGATAGGGTCAACAGAAGTGATGATCAGCAGACAAAGAAAGAGATCAA TCAAGAGGTTCCTCCTAAGGTCAATGAGGTTGATGGTTTTGAAGGCCAAGAAGAGCTATGCTTCATCAACAACAATGGTACTTGGTACAGGAAGAAACCTAACTTTCAGTACAACAACTACCAGCAAAGGTCTTACTCCAACAACCAGCAAGGAGGCTACCAGCCAAAGCAGAACATTCAGCAAGGGGCTATCAGCCTAG CCAAGTCGCCAACAAGGGTCATTACCTGGAAAGCCAGAGCAAATCCCATGGAAACAATGAAGGCAATCACCCTACAGAGTGGTAGAGAGTTGCCTCCAAGAGTTCTCACCAAGGATGGTGAAAAACAAGGTGGGGAGGTGGCCATAAACATTGATGATGAAGTGGTGATTGTAGATGAGAAGGTTGATGAAGAGATTCTGGAAAAGATTGTTGAAGCTAAGGGTAAAGGGAAGGTTGGACAGGAAAAGAGGACAGTGAAACATGGTGAAACTGCTACTCCAACGAAGGAATCCTCTTTT GTCACAATGCCCATCATTGATGCTTTTATGTTTGTCCCTCAGTACGGAAAATTCTTGAAAGATGTTGTGGCTGCAAAAAAGAAAGAGATAGAAGGTATGATGATCTTAACACACGAATGCAGCGCCATTATCCAGAGGTTAGATGTTCCAAGAAAGCTAGAAGATCCAGGATGTTTCACCTTACCTTGTGCTCTAGGACCTATGGTGTTTGAGCGGTGTCTATGCGATCTTGGAGCTAGTGTCAGCTTGATGCCTTTGTTTATTGCAAAAAAGCTTGGATTTACTCAATACAAGAAGTGTAGACTCTCTTTGGTGTTGGCTGATAGATCAGTAAAGATTCCTGTTGGTATCCTAGAAGACCTTCCCTTGATGGTTGGTAACTTTGAGATCCCTACTAATTTTGTTGTGTTGGAGATGGGTGAGGAAGCCAGAGACCCTTTGATCCTTGGAAGACCATTCTTAACCACAGCAGGAGCTTTTGTGAATGTTAGAGAAGGAAAGATTGATCTTCATCTTTGA